From one Salmo salar chromosome ssa09, Ssal_v3.1, whole genome shotgun sequence genomic stretch:
- the wars1 gene encoding LOW QUALITY PROTEIN: tryptophan--tRNA ligase, cytoplasmic (The sequence of the model RefSeq protein was modified relative to this genomic sequence to represent the inferred CDS: inserted 4 bases in 2 codons; deleted 1 base in 1 codon; substituted 3 bases at 3 genomic stop codons) codes for MTNCQGDEAGDMTTMDLYENLTIDAAVQLLLKLKVDDKQATGQDYKAGCPPSESDVSKDNGPAATANGEDMVDPWNVITTSAKGMVYDKLIVRFGSRKIDRELVNRIVSGQKAHRFLRRGIFFSHRDMHQVLDAYEKNKSFYLYTGRXPSEAMHVGHLIPFIFTKWLQDTFDIPLVIQLTDDEKXMWKDLSLEDCHRYAVENAKDIIACGFDVNKTFIFSDLDYMGASPEFYRNVVKIQKHVTFNQVKGIFGFGESVCIRKIAIQAAPSFRNSFLPQIFKGRKDVQCLIPCAIDQDPYFRMTRDVALRIGYPKPALLHSTFFPALQGAQTKMSASDXNSSIFLTDTPKQIKNKVNKHDFSGGKDTVEEHRKYGGNPDVDVSFMYLTFFLEDDEQLEKIRQDXTSGALLTGELKXLIETLQPIITAHQERRKPVSEETVKQFMTPRPLDF; via the exons ATGACAAACTGTCAGGGAGACGAGGCAGGGGATATGACCACAATGGACCTATATGAGAATCTAACAATCGATGCTGCTGTACAGTTGTTGCTGAAGCTCAAAGTCGACGACAAGCAGGCAACGGGTCAGGACTATAAGGCTGGGTGTCCACCCTCGGAAAGCGACGTTTCAAAAGACAATGGGCCAGCAGCAACTGCTAATGGGGAGGACATGGTTGACCCCTGGAACGTAATTACCACCAGCGCCAAAGGAATGGTCTACGACAAGCTGATAG TGAGGTTTGGCAGTAGGAAGATTGACCGGGAGCTGGTGAACAGAATAGTCTCGGGACAGAAGGCACACCGGTTTTTACGCAGAGGAATATTCTTCTCTCACAG AGATATGCACCAGGTTCTGGACGCGTATGAGAAGAACAAGTCTTTCTACCTCTACACGGGCAGATGACCCTCAGAGGCCATGCATGTGGGCCACCTCATCCCTTTCATCTTCACAAA ATGGCTGCAGGACACGTTTGACATCCCGCTGGTGATCCAGCTGACGGATGATGAGAAGTAAATGTGGAAGGACCTGTCCCTGGAGGACTGTCACCGCTACGCTGTGGAGAATGCCAAGGACATCATCGCCTGCGGCTTCGACGTCAACAAGACCTTCATTTTCTCTGACCTGGACTACATGGG GGCGTCCCCAGAATTCTACAGGAATGTGGTGAAAATACAGAAGCATGTGACTTTCAACCAGGTCAAAGGCATCTTTGGATTTGGCGAAAGTGTCTGCATCA GAAAGATCGCCATCCAGGCCGCTCCGTCGTTCAGGAACTCTTTC CTCCCTCAGATCTTCAAGGGCAGAAAAGACGTCCAGTGTCTCATTCCCTGCGCCATAGACCAG GATCCCTACTTCCGGATGACCCGGGATGTGGCCCTCAGGATCGGCTACCCCAAGCCTGCCCTACTGCACTCAACCTTCTTCCCCGCACTGCAGGGGGCCCAGACCAAGATGTCCGCCAGCGA CAACTCCTCCATCTTCCTCACAGACACGCCCAAGCAGATCAAAAATAAG GTGAACAAGCACGACTTCTCTGGGGGAAAGGACACGGTAGAGGAGCACCGGAAATATGGCGGCAACCCTGACGTGGATGTGTCCTTCATGTACCTGACCTTCTTCCTGGAGGACGACGAGCAGCTGGAGAAAATCCGACAG gactaAACCAGTGGGGCCCTGCTTACCGGCGAGTTGAA TCTGATAGAGACCCTGCAGCCAATCATCACAGCCCATCAGGAGAGACGCAAGCCGGTCTCAGAAGAGACAGTCAAGCAGTTCATGACCCCGAGACCTCTTGATTTCTAG